The bacterium DNA window CGAAAAGAGGAATCAGGTTCCCGAATATCGAGATACTAAAGAGATAATTCTACGCAAAACGGCTTCTTTATTAAGTGGATTGACGACAAAAAAAATCGCCTCTTTAAAGAGAGCCGGGAAAGAGGGGTTATTTTTAACGAAGGACGCACGAAAAACAGAAGAGATCGAATCCGGGATTGTCGCATTGACCGTTACCTCACCGCCGTTTTTAGATATCGTGCAATACGCGAAGGACAATTGGCTACGGTGTTGGTTCAACGATATCGATAACGAAGAGATTTCTGGAAAGATCACTGTTACGAGGGATATAAGCGAATGGTCTTCGATTATGGGTGGCGTTTTTGAAGAGCTTTTTCGCATTACAAAAAAGGGTGGATGGGTCGCATTCGAGGTTGGCGAACTGAGAAAAGGCAAGATAAAACTCGAAGAATATGTCGTCCCGCTTGGCGAAAAAGCCGGTTTTGAATGCAAATCCGTAATTATCAATGAGCAGAACTTCACAAAAACATCGAATATATGGGGAGTCAGCAACAACAGCGGCGGTACGAATACAAATAGGATAGTGCTTTTCCAGAAAGTGCAGACATGAATAAAGATTATGTGAAAAAACTTGAAGCGGTAATAGCAAAAATGTTAGAACCTTATAAGGACGTGCCATTCGACGTAATTATAAAAGGCCTTTGCGGTTTTAATGTTATTCCTTTCGATCTCGACGACGAAAAGGATAAAAAACTTCTATCTACTTTAAAAAAAGTCGCAAAAAAGGTCTGCAAAGATGTAAATAGCAAACCGATTTTGCGAAAAAGACCAAACGAAGCCGGCAACGACATCGAACTTTATGTAAAGCGGGTTCTCGAAGATTTTGGGTTGAAAGCCGAAATACCTACCGGAAGAAGCGGAAAGAAGAAATCGACCGGTTATCCCGATATAATTTTCTTCGACGAGTCCGGTAGACCAAATTATCTCGAATGTAAAACATTTAATGACAAGAGCCTGGACACAAGTTTTCGTTCTTTCTACCTTTCGCCCTCAGACGATTTTAAAGTAACGACTGATGCCCATCATTTAGTGATTTCGTTCGAGATATATGTCGCAGGACGTTCGAAAGAGAAAAATATTTACAAAACGAGAGGATGGAAAATCCTTTCCATCGAGAATTTATTATGCGACGTCAAACATGAGTTTAACTCCGACAATAAAAGACTTTATTCGGAAAAGCTAATTCTTACCGAAGGAACGGTCTGATATGGGTGGTTTACATAATGATATTTGCGAAGCAATAAAACAACTGGACGAAAGGGATTTAGAACCGTGGAAAAACAGTTTTTAAGAGGCGAAATGAGACAAAAAAGCCTTCGGAATGGCATTCTTCTTCTTGAAAATCGCATTCCGTCAGTTAAAAATGCCATTCGTCCGGTTCAAAACGACATTTCTGTTCTTTGGAACGGCATTCCGTTTCTTAAAAATCGTGTTCCGTCAGTTAAATATGTCATTCGCCGGATTGGAAATCCCGTTTTTCACATAACAAATCAAATTCTGTCAAATAAAATTCCCATTAGGAGGTAGGATGACAAAAAAATTGACACTCGCGATAGCGATTATCGCACTTTGCACTGTCGCAGCGGCGTTTGCGCAGGTTCCAGCGGCAACCGCCGCGCAATCGACGGCGTCGAGATAGTGGAGTGAACAGTAAAACTAATGGATAAAACAACACATAAAATTGTTATTGGCGATTCCCGCGATATGGCCGGGATCGACGTAATAAGTTATATTAAAAACGAAAAAGTTTACGACAGATTTACATTCGATTTCTTTCTTAAGACCTTGTTATCATTAGACTTTGATCACGAAGAAGCAAAGAATATTATCCTTAATAATTGCCTTCTCAGCACATTAGTTCTTCAAGAAAGGATTTATAATAATTATTATAAAAAAATATCGGAAAACGAAGAAATGTCTGAAGACCTAAAAGAAGAATTCCGTCGTATTAAGAAAATTCAGAATATTGAAGTTATCGATGAAATTCGCATTGAAATAAAAAGATTATCAAAATAACAAATCGA harbors:
- a CDS encoding site-specific DNA-methyltransferase: EKRNQVPEYRDTKEIILRKTASLLSGLTTKKIASLKRAGKEGLFLTKDARKTEEIESGIVALTVTSPPFLDIVQYAKDNWLRCWFNDIDNEEISGKITVTRDISEWSSIMGGVFEELFRITKKGGWVAFEVGELRKGKIKLEEYVVPLGEKAGFECKSVIINEQNFTKTSNIWGVSNNSGGTNTNRIVLFQKVQT